Genomic DNA from Cyprinus carpio isolate SPL01 chromosome A22, ASM1834038v1, whole genome shotgun sequence:
GTGCTGTCAGACCTGGACTTTATATTCACCTGAGCAGGTGGGTCTACTGGGGGATTATGGGTAGGGTCTTAGTGTCCAGAGACTAATGTGTTTAACTAATGGGAGGAAACTCTAACCTCACTTGTTAGTCCAAATCCTTGCAGAAACAGACAAAACATTTTAGTTTACgctatttattggttttaacactAAAGTAGACTAgctgtagtttttgttttcttagtgcTCTAGAACAGTAGCATGCTAAGTCATTGAGAAACAAACCTGCTTCCATTTCAGCAGAACTGTATATTTTGTTATGTAGTCCGGTTACTTTAATCAGTTGTTGGGATGCTTCATTATAATTGGGCTAAATGTTTCTTTGTTCTTTACTGCAATTTAATAAGGGTCTTAGTACAACAACTGTTCAAAGTTAAGTTCAAATGAAACCCATCATGACTCAACAGTAATGTTGCTTCTCTGGCCTGAAGCTGCTATGAGAGTcataattaatgataaataatgaagaagaaaaaaaacatttaaattattactttagcTGACAAATTAATCTGAAACAAAAGCCTAcagtatcataatttttttttttcatccaaaatttattttattttcatttgtttaaaatgaataattaaaataaaaagagaatttACTTTTTGTAGCCTTACATTTTGCTGTTATCATCTGTATATGTGATGTGAAAATACTGAACAACAAatgtaagtatacaaatatatatatatagctttggAGACTCCTTCCTTCATTCATTAAATTCACTTTGTGCTGTGAGTGTCTGAGAAAGAATTATTAGATGTAAAGTCAGTACACAAAAAGGTTcacttttgttaaatgtttagTTAATCATTTCTTCGCACATTTCAGAAATTCAACACCATCAGAAGACCATCACTTCATTATACATTATTCACCTACAGACACATGAACTATATTAAGTAGTCTGCATAAAACTCATCTTCAGCAAGTGAAAGCTTGCAGTGGTTACAGGCAGCGCTCCTGTCTGGGAAACAGTTTGCCAATTGGGCATTGAGCTCTGAATAGTATTTTACACTGCATAAAACCATGCACCTGAGGAAGAGGAGTGTCAAGATGTTATGCCATAGATCCTCTGTTATAGTAACTCCTAGGTTGTGCTCAGATATCTTTAAGAGTGTCAATAAGGTCcacattatttgaatgtattaaattataaatgactgAGATTAGACGCTTATGTTTGATATTCAAATCAAGAAAATGGTCAATGTGCATTTCAGGGGGACAATTAGGAAAGTGAGGGAACTGCTGCTGTATAAAGTGTTTGATATGGAAGAACCGAAATAAGTGATGACTGGGTACATTTTTTAGACTAGAAGGAGAAACACTTTTAGTGTGTCATGCTCAGTGATGTGTAGAGCGTGAAAAACTTTTCTGTCAGCCCACTctgagatttacatttaaaaatgtcataatacatttaaaatgaaaataaatcgaAGTCATTTAGTGGAATCCAGTTGTACTTGTTATTTgtgacaacaaaaaaagaaaaaaaagaaagaaaaaaggaaaatctgGTTGCTAACCAAGAGTCCAGATGATTTGCTCTGccctggggccagttgcataaacatagacACAATGTTAAAACTGCGTCTTACAagctagtttgaccaactagcagttagccaaggaGTAATCAGTCGTATTTTTTGGATTCACATTACACAAATCTACCTTTTGCAGCAGCtgactttaaaaagttataaccagtcttgaagaaaagaaattagatgactaactttttaagactggtctaagcagtttatgcaacctgCCCCTGGAACTTAAATGTGTGTCTGCAATAAGCTTTGTTTCATGACAATCAGCGCACACTAGCGCTAGCATATTTCATTGCTCCCCATCTATGACATATGACAGAAATTAAACGTGTCTTCTGATAATTTATGAAAtcagacatttcattttaaagagaaacaaaacaccattttactgcatgttcatttttttattaacttgatTTTTCTTTACTCAGCCACACATTACAGAAATTGAACACCAATAAAAGACAAAGACCATCACCTCATTCGATTCTTCATTTACGGGAATGTGAACTACATTAAATTATCTGATACACCACATACATATTAAACTCATCATCAGCATCCATACAGCTTGTTGATCCTCAGGATGTCGATGTTGGACATTCCCTGCCTCTGTCCGATTTCCACCGTCTCATCAGGAATGGGAGTGATGGTTTCCAGGCCAGGCTGGATTGAGAAGGCTGTTTTTCCATAGTGCATGACGGAGCCGTAGTCATATGGAGTGTTTTggttgttggtgttttgtttctGGAAGTTGTAGGCCATATTAGGAGATATGTTCTTCCAGTTGATCCTGACGTACTGGTCGCGATCGCTCCTGGTTTGCTCGTGGTAGAAGCCCAGAGCATGAAGGAGTTCATGCTGAGCGATGCCGTGATACACACAGCCTTGCCTGTAGAGGGAGACCACCTGTTTGCCACCAGTTCTACCAAGAGAAGAGAAGCACCTGAGAGCAGAGAGAAATTACaggggttttatatatatatataattttttttttgactttggaTTAAGGACTGATGAATGtttcatgttaatattttatgataGTTCTTACCCATCTTTGTTCTCAATACTGATGTAGTCAGTCTGAGTTGATCTGGCCACAAAGCGGATGCAGGTTTTGGAGTGAAAGGTGGACATGGCGTTTGCAATCACTGATTTCTCATAGGAAGCTGCAAAACAAAAAGGCcgacatatttaaaatgaaatctacATGTATGATAGATATGTTCAGTTTATAAAGGAGATTCACTCACAGAATTCACTGCTCACTATGAAAGGGACCTCCACTATGTTGTTAGAGTTTTTCTTCCAGAAACAGTTGTTGTTGAAGCAGTAGAGAGAATTTCTGGTTTTAGGAAACACCAGATCTCCTTCAATCAAGACTTCAGAAGATCCTGTTTTTAAAGAGATAAGGTGAAATATTTATACTTCtagactgcttttttttttcaactattttgTGAAACCCATTGCTGGCTTTATAGAAATCTACAAGGTGTCTGACCATTGTTGGTCTCCAAAATCCTTGTAGTGATGTCCACTCTTTCCGGCTCTGACACAAACACTCCTTCAAACCCTTCCTCCTCCAAAAAACAGAGATGATTAAAAAGGCTTATTTGAGGAACGTTGATCATTTAAGGGAGACACTAGACCGGATCTTACCATGAGAGGAGACGCCTGTGAGACGCCAAATAGCAGCAGCAGAATGGAGAGGGAGGCTCTTGTGTCCATGTTGTCTCAGTGTGTAGAGATGTTCAGGATGCTCCTGTGCTGAGCTTTGGTGTCTTTGTGCTGTCAGACCTGGACTTTATATTCACCTGAGCAGGTGGGTCTACTGGGGGATTATGGGTAGGGTCTTAGTGTCCAGAGACTAATGTGTTTAACTAATGGGAGGAAACTCTAACCTCACTTGTTAGTCCAAATCCTTGCAGAAACAGACAAAACATTTTAGTTTACgctatttattggttttaacactAAAGTAGACTAgctgtagttttttgttttcttagtgcTCTAGAACAGTAGCATGCTAAGTCATTGAGAAACAAACCTGCTTCCATTTCAGCAGAACTGTATATTTTGTTATGTAGTCCGGTTACTTTAATCAGTTGTTGGGATGCTTCATTATAATTGGGCTAAATGTTTCTTTGTTCTTTACTGCAATTTAATAAGGGTCTTAGTACCAACAACTGTTCAAAGTTAAGTTCAAATGAAACCCATCATGACTCAACAGTAATGTTGCTTCTCTGGCCTGAAGCTGCTATGAGAGAGTcataaattaatgataaataatgaagaagaaaaaaaaaaattttaaattattactttagcTGACAAAATTAATCTGAAACAAAAGCCTAcagtatcataatttttttttttcatccaaaatttattttattttcatttgtttaaaatgaataattaaaataaaaagagaatttACTTTTTGTAGCCTTACATTTTGCTGTTATCATCTGTATATGTGATGTGAAAATACTGAACAACAAatgtaagtatacaaatatatatatactgtatagcttTGGAGACtccttccttcattcattcatttcactttGTGCTGTGAGTGTCTGAGAAAGAATTATTAGATGTAAAGACAGTACACAAAAAGGTTcacttttgttaaatgtttaattaatcatttcttCGCACATTTCAGAAATTCAACACCATCAGAAGACCATCACTTCATTATACATTATTCACCTACAGACACATGAACTATATTAAGTAGTCTGCATAAAACTCATCTTCAGCAAGTGAAAGCTTGCAGTGGTTACAGGCAGCGCTCCTGTCTGGGAAACAGTTTGCCAATTGGGCATTGAGCTCTGAATAGTATTTTACACTGCATAAAACCATGCACCTGAGGAAGAGGAGTGTCAAGATGTTATGCCATAGATCCTCTGTTATAGTAACTCCTAGGTTGTGCTCAGATATCTTTAAGAGTGTCAATAAGGTCcacattatttgaatgtattaaattataaatgactgAGATTAGACGCTTATGTTTGATATTCAAATCAAGAAAATGGTCAATGTGCATTTCAGGGGGACAATTAGGAAA
This window encodes:
- the LOC109060047 gene encoding hatching enzyme 1.2-like; translation: MDTRASLSILLLLFGVSQASPLMEEGFEGVFVSEPERVDITTRILETNNGSSEVLIEGDLVFPKTRNSLYCFNNNCFWKKNSNNIVEVPFIVSSEFSSYEKSVIANAMSTFHSKTCIRFVARSTQTDYISIENKDGCFSSLGRTGGKQVVSLYRQGCVYHGIAQHELLHALGFYHEQTRSDRDQYVRINWKNISPNMAYNFQKQNTNNQNTPYDYGSVMHYGKTAFSIQPGLETITPIPDETVEIGQRQGMSNIDILRINKLYGC